A single Roseisolibacter agri DNA region contains:
- a CDS encoding zinc ribbon domain-containing protein: protein MFRSLRVPERLFALAGWAVSLLFASFLIGFGGKLVADLPGVQQRLDVEQFVDPAVAARLRATRDSLARLELERTAERERAQLTQTASENAYQAGRASFQSWIATRTATTDPRQDPEVLQRTRALDQLGAGARAAQADVERLDAELLRVQQARERRDREEETVMRDARERHARATFWQELRVFLVRLALTLPLLVVAGWLVARKRKSEYWPLARGFVLFALFAFFVELVPYLPSYGGYVRYGVGVLASAIAGVWVIRAMRRYVARRAEVEAQTDQERRRHLGHEEAIRRMAAGVCPNCERAIVGVAGAKPGAAPVGATPANFCVHCGMHLYDECRACGTRKNAFYPYCPTCGVPAEPADASVAASAT, encoded by the coding sequence ATGTTCCGCAGCCTGCGCGTCCCGGAGCGGCTGTTCGCGCTCGCCGGCTGGGCCGTCTCCCTCCTGTTCGCGAGCTTCCTCATCGGCTTCGGCGGCAAGCTGGTCGCCGACCTGCCCGGCGTGCAGCAGCGCCTCGACGTCGAGCAGTTCGTCGATCCCGCCGTCGCCGCGCGGCTGCGCGCGACCCGCGACTCGCTGGCGCGCCTGGAGCTCGAGCGCACGGCCGAGCGCGAGCGCGCGCAGCTGACGCAGACCGCGTCAGAGAACGCCTACCAGGCCGGGCGCGCCAGCTTCCAGAGCTGGATCGCGACGCGCACCGCGACCACCGACCCGCGGCAGGACCCCGAGGTCCTCCAGCGCACGCGCGCGCTCGACCAGCTGGGCGCCGGCGCGCGCGCCGCGCAGGCCGACGTCGAGCGCCTCGACGCGGAGCTGCTGCGCGTCCAGCAGGCGCGCGAGCGGCGCGACCGCGAGGAGGAGACGGTCATGCGCGACGCGAGGGAGCGCCACGCGCGCGCGACCTTCTGGCAGGAGCTGCGCGTCTTCCTCGTGCGGCTGGCGCTGACGCTGCCGCTGCTCGTCGTCGCGGGCTGGCTCGTGGCGCGCAAGCGGAAGAGCGAGTACTGGCCGCTGGCGCGCGGGTTCGTGCTGTTCGCGCTGTTCGCGTTCTTCGTCGAGCTGGTGCCGTACCTGCCGAGCTACGGCGGCTACGTGCGCTACGGCGTGGGCGTGCTGGCGAGCGCCATCGCGGGCGTGTGGGTCATCCGCGCGATGCGCCGCTACGTCGCGCGCCGCGCGGAGGTCGAGGCGCAGACCGACCAGGAGCGCCGCCGGCATCTCGGGCACGAGGAGGCGATCCGCCGCATGGCCGCGGGCGTCTGCCCGAACTGCGAGCGGGCGATCGTCGGCGTCGCGGGCGCGAAGCCGGGCGCCGCGCCGGTGGGCGCCACGCCCGCGAACTTCTGCGTGCACTGCGGCATGCACCTCTACGACGAGTGCCGCGCGTGCGGGACGCGGAAGAACGCGTTCTATCCCTACTGTCCGACGTGCGGCGTGCCGGCCGAACCCGCGGACGCTTCAGTAGCGGCGTCGGCGACCTGA
- a CDS encoding GxxExxY protein, whose translation MEHEALTGAIIGGAMRVHRTLGPGYVEAVYLRALAWELRLMGHAVDSERRLTVRYRGCAVGVFVPDMIVDDRVIVEIKAVERLVAAHDAQLINYLKTTGIPIGLLLNFGAPRLEVRRRYLGHWRGNGQQG comes from the coding sequence ATGGAGCACGAGGCCCTCACCGGCGCGATCATCGGCGGCGCGATGCGCGTGCACCGCACGCTCGGGCCGGGCTACGTGGAGGCCGTGTACCTGCGCGCGCTCGCGTGGGAGCTGCGGCTCATGGGGCACGCGGTGGACTCCGAGCGTCGACTCACGGTGCGCTACCGTGGCTGCGCGGTGGGCGTGTTCGTGCCGGACATGATCGTGGACGACCGCGTGATCGTGGAGATCAAGGCCGTCGAACGACTCGTCGCGGCGCACGACGCGCAGCTGATCAACTATCTCAAGACCACCGGCATTCCGATCGGCCTGCTTCTGAACTTCGGCGCGCCCCGCCTCGAGGTGCGACGCCGGTATCTCGGACACTGGAGAGGCAACGGCCAGCAAGGATGA
- a CDS encoding threonine/serine ThrE exporter family protein, with product MAAPSDPLPDLPVASPHVAPAPFVERRRGEPDPRAVGFVLQLARALHVYGYSAPRLEDVLGAISDRLGLHGHGFFSTPTSIMAAFGPEERQRTHLLRVEPGEVNLGKLAELEHVAGEVATGRASPEEGMAAIVRIVAAPSAYGSALVTLAHGVLSGAVCQFLGGGWREIGVATLLGLGLGAFALLAGRHPRLGRVFESVAAFLVSASAIALARLVGPLSMFVTTLAGLIVLMPGLTLTTAISELATRNLASGTARISGAFMTLLGIVFGVALGTRLGAALFGAAASVPAPPLPGWAGIVALLLAPLASVAILRAAPRDAAWIVAAGVLGVVCGRLGAASLGVELGTFAGAFAVALASSAYERWQRRPSAVVLVPGILLLVPGSVGYRSLSSLMERQTIAGIETAFSMILTAVALVAGLLIAGVVAPEPKLRA from the coding sequence GTGGCCGCACCGTCCGACCCACTGCCCGACCTTCCCGTCGCATCGCCGCACGTGGCGCCCGCGCCGTTCGTGGAGCGCCGCCGCGGCGAGCCCGATCCGCGCGCGGTAGGCTTCGTGCTGCAGCTCGCGCGCGCGCTCCACGTCTACGGCTACTCGGCGCCGCGCCTGGAGGACGTGCTGGGCGCGATCTCGGACCGCCTGGGGCTGCACGGCCACGGCTTCTTCTCGACGCCGACGTCCATCATGGCGGCGTTCGGCCCGGAGGAGCGCCAGCGCACGCACCTCCTGCGCGTCGAGCCGGGCGAGGTGAACCTCGGCAAGCTCGCGGAGCTGGAGCACGTCGCGGGCGAGGTCGCGACGGGGCGCGCGTCGCCGGAGGAGGGGATGGCGGCGATCGTGCGCATCGTCGCCGCGCCGTCGGCGTACGGATCGGCGCTCGTGACGCTGGCGCACGGCGTCCTCTCGGGCGCGGTGTGCCAGTTCCTGGGCGGCGGGTGGCGCGAGATCGGCGTCGCGACGCTGCTGGGGCTCGGGCTGGGCGCGTTCGCGCTGCTCGCGGGGCGACATCCGCGGCTGGGGCGCGTGTTCGAGTCGGTGGCGGCGTTCCTGGTGAGCGCGAGCGCGATCGCGCTGGCGCGGCTGGTGGGCCCACTGTCGATGTTCGTCACGACGCTGGCGGGGCTGATCGTGCTGATGCCGGGCCTCACGCTGACGACGGCGATCAGCGAGCTGGCGACGCGCAACCTCGCGTCGGGGACGGCGCGCATCAGCGGCGCGTTCATGACGCTGCTCGGCATCGTCTTCGGCGTGGCGCTCGGCACGCGGCTGGGCGCGGCGCTGTTCGGCGCGGCGGCGAGCGTGCCCGCGCCGCCGCTGCCGGGATGGGCGGGGATCGTGGCGCTGCTGCTCGCGCCGCTGGCGTCGGTGGCGATCCTGCGCGCCGCGCCGCGCGACGCGGCGTGGATCGTCGCGGCGGGCGTGCTGGGCGTGGTGTGCGGGCGCCTGGGCGCGGCGAGCCTGGGCGTCGAGCTGGGCACGTTCGCGGGTGCGTTCGCGGTCGCGCTGGCGAGCAGCGCGTACGAGCGCTGGCAGCGCCGCCCGTCGGCGGTGGTGCTGGTGCCGGGGATCCTGCTGCTCGTGCCGGGGAGCGTCGGCTACCGCAGCCTGTCGTCGCTGATGGAGCGGCAGACGATCGCGGGGATCGAGACGGCCTTCAGCATGATCCTGACGGCGGTCGCGCTGGTGGCGGGGCTGCTGATCGCGGGCGTCGTCGCGCCGGAGCCAAAGCTGCGGGCGTGA
- a CDS encoding CehA/McbA family metallohydrolase translates to MRPILRLVLGASFVVAPVHAAGAQRWYRGNTHVHTRESDGNRPPEEVARWYRDHGYHFLVVTDHERITDPAPLNAQLGKPGAFLVIAGQEITQQVADASHPQGIRQAHVVSIAPARVVLPLGEKGIAQGTTVAAMYASHLAAVRAAGGLAQVNHPNFRWSVRLEDMAALPDSTPFELWNAQPRINNLGGDDGHGRTSLSTEALWDSLLTRGRLLWAVGSDDAHNFAALDDAETTRPGGAWIMVRADTLTPAAIVGAMRAGRFYATTGVLLADVAADARAVEVTVAAPTNPRDDRRYRTRFVGRGGRTLAVVAGTRARYAIRGDEGYVRAVVVDSDGRTAWTQPLRVR, encoded by the coding sequence ATGCGTCCCATCCTCCGCCTCGTGCTCGGTGCCTCCTTCGTCGTCGCGCCCGTTCACGCCGCCGGTGCGCAGCGCTGGTACCGCGGCAACACGCACGTCCACACGCGCGAGTCCGACGGCAACCGCCCGCCCGAGGAGGTCGCGCGCTGGTACCGCGACCACGGCTACCACTTCCTCGTCGTTACCGACCACGAGCGCATCACCGATCCCGCGCCGCTGAACGCGCAGCTCGGGAAGCCGGGCGCGTTCCTGGTGATCGCGGGGCAGGAGATCACGCAGCAGGTCGCGGACGCGTCGCATCCGCAGGGGATCCGCCAGGCGCACGTCGTGTCCATCGCGCCCGCGCGCGTCGTGCTGCCGCTGGGCGAGAAGGGGATCGCGCAGGGCACCACCGTCGCGGCGATGTACGCGTCTCACCTCGCCGCCGTGCGCGCGGCCGGCGGGCTGGCGCAGGTGAACCACCCGAACTTCCGCTGGTCGGTGCGGCTGGAGGACATGGCCGCGCTCCCCGACTCCACGCCGTTCGAGCTCTGGAACGCGCAGCCGCGCATCAACAACCTCGGCGGGGACGACGGCCATGGGCGCACGTCGCTCTCGACCGAGGCGCTGTGGGACTCGCTGCTGACGCGCGGCCGGCTGCTGTGGGCCGTGGGCAGCGACGACGCGCACAACTTCGCCGCGCTCGACGACGCGGAGACGACGCGGCCGGGCGGTGCGTGGATCATGGTGCGCGCGGACACGCTGACGCCCGCGGCCATCGTCGGCGCGATGCGCGCGGGCCGCTTCTACGCGACGACGGGCGTGCTGCTGGCCGACGTCGCGGCCGACGCGCGTGCGGTCGAGGTCACCGTCGCGGCCCCCACGAACCCGCGCGACGACCGGCGCTACCGCACGCGCTTCGTCGGCCGCGGCGGGCGCACCCTGGCCGTGGTGGCGGGCACGCGCGCGCGCTACGCGATCCGCGGCGACGAGGGGTACGTGCGGGCGGTCGTGGTTGACTCGGACGGACGCACGGCCTGGACGCAGCCCCTTCGGGTTCGATAA
- the tkt gene encoding transketolase — MATATAPSIAIDPALEKRCIDTVRTLAMDAVQQAESGHPGTPMALAPLAWLLWTRHLRYDPKDPQWLDRDRFVLSAGHASMLLYSVLHLTGYDLSLEDLKHFRQWESRTPGHPEYGYTAGVETTTGPLGQGIGNAVGFAVAEAHLAAEFNREGHAILDHHTYFIAGDGDLMEGVSHEAASFAGHFKLGKLIGFYDDNQITIDGRTDLTYSDDAGRRFEAYGWHVQHVADVNDLAAMEAAIEAAKAETARPSLIVVKTIIGYGSPNRADTSKAHGEPLGKEEIKLTKAAYGWPTEETFFVPDDAREAWRAAGARSAEHHAAWRERWAAYAAAHPELAAELERRVAKRLPEGWDATIPTFTAENGAVASRAASGTVLNAIAAKLPELIGGSADLAPSNNTNLKGLGTFAPTDYAGRNFHFGIREHGMGAIMNGMALHGGIIPYGGTFLVFADYMRPAIRLAAIMHQQVIYVFTHDSIGLGEDGPTHQPVEQLTALRCIPNLTVIRPADASETAEAWRTAVTHTTGPVALVLTRQKLGFVDRTKFAAASGLARGAYVLSDAKGGAPQVVLMSSGSEVALCLSAQEKLAAAGVRARVVSVPSMELFAAQDAAYRAEVLPRDVPRVAIEAAHPMSWYRLVGDSGTVLGIERFGASAPYQRIFEELGLTVDRLVEAAQKVVAQG; from the coding sequence GTGGCCACCGCCACTGCTCCCTCGATCGCGATCGATCCGGCCCTCGAGAAGCGCTGCATCGACACCGTCCGCACGCTCGCCATGGACGCCGTGCAGCAGGCCGAGTCCGGCCACCCCGGCACGCCGATGGCCCTCGCGCCGCTGGCCTGGCTGCTCTGGACGCGCCACCTGCGCTACGACCCGAAGGACCCGCAGTGGCTCGACCGCGACCGCTTCGTGCTGTCGGCCGGCCACGCGTCGATGCTGCTCTACTCGGTCCTGCACCTCACGGGCTACGACCTGTCGCTGGAGGACCTGAAGCACTTCCGGCAGTGGGAGAGCCGCACGCCCGGCCACCCGGAGTACGGCTACACGGCCGGCGTGGAGACGACGACGGGTCCGCTGGGCCAGGGCATCGGCAACGCGGTGGGCTTCGCGGTGGCCGAGGCGCACCTGGCGGCGGAGTTCAACCGCGAGGGGCACGCGATCCTCGACCACCACACGTACTTCATCGCCGGCGACGGCGACCTGATGGAGGGCGTGTCGCACGAGGCGGCGAGCTTCGCCGGGCACTTCAAGCTCGGGAAGCTGATCGGCTTCTACGACGACAACCAGATCACGATCGACGGCCGCACGGACCTCACGTACAGCGACGACGCGGGCAGGCGCTTCGAGGCGTACGGATGGCACGTGCAGCACGTGGCCGACGTCAACGACCTGGCGGCGATGGAGGCGGCGATCGAGGCCGCGAAGGCGGAGACGGCGCGTCCGTCGCTCATCGTCGTGAAGACGATCATCGGCTACGGGAGCCCGAACCGCGCCGACACGAGCAAGGCGCACGGCGAGCCGCTCGGCAAGGAGGAGATCAAGCTCACGAAGGCGGCGTACGGCTGGCCGACGGAGGAGACCTTCTTCGTGCCCGACGACGCGCGCGAGGCGTGGCGCGCGGCCGGTGCGCGCTCGGCCGAGCATCATGCGGCGTGGCGCGAGCGCTGGGCGGCGTACGCGGCGGCGCATCCGGAGCTGGCCGCGGAGCTGGAGCGCCGCGTCGCCAAGCGCCTGCCCGAGGGGTGGGACGCGACGATCCCGACGTTCACCGCGGAGAACGGCGCGGTCGCGAGCCGCGCGGCGAGCGGCACGGTGCTGAACGCGATCGCGGCGAAGCTGCCGGAGCTGATCGGCGGCTCGGCGGACCTGGCGCCGTCGAACAACACGAACCTGAAGGGGCTGGGGACGTTCGCGCCCACGGACTACGCGGGCCGCAACTTCCACTTCGGCATCCGCGAGCACGGGATGGGCGCGATCATGAACGGGATGGCGCTGCACGGCGGGATCATCCCGTACGGCGGCACCTTCCTGGTGTTCGCGGACTACATGCGTCCGGCGATCCGCCTCGCCGCGATCATGCACCAGCAGGTGATCTACGTCTTCACGCACGACTCGATCGGCCTCGGCGAGGACGGCCCGACGCATCAGCCGGTGGAGCAGCTGACGGCGCTGCGGTGCATCCCGAACCTGACGGTGATCCGCCCGGCCGACGCGAGCGAGACGGCGGAGGCGTGGCGCACGGCGGTCACGCACACGACGGGTCCCGTGGCGCTGGTGCTGACGCGGCAGAAGCTGGGCTTCGTCGACCGCACGAAGTTTGCGGCGGCGAGCGGGCTGGCGCGCGGCGCGTACGTGCTGTCGGACGCGAAGGGCGGCGCGCCGCAGGTGGTGCTGATGTCGAGCGGCTCGGAGGTCGCGCTCTGCCTGTCGGCCCAGGAGAAGCTGGCGGCGGCCGGCGTCCGCGCACGTGTCGTGAGCGTGCCGTCGATGGAGCTGTTCGCGGCGCAGGACGCGGCCTACCGCGCCGAGGTGCTGCCGCGCGACGTGCCGCGCGTCGCGATCGAGGCCGCGCACCCGATGTCGTGGTACCGCCTCGTTGGCGACAGCGGGACGGTGCTCGGGATCGAGCGCTTCGGGGCGTCGGCGCCGTACCAGCGCATCTTCGAGGAGCTGGGGCTGACCGTCGACCGGCTCGTCGAGGCGGCGCAGAAGGTGGTCGCGCAGGGCTGA
- a CDS encoding ECF-type sigma factor, with amino-acid sequence MLGFPGRADSALHPATMPDGAGAPEIVGLLAAWRAGDRAAKERLASRVYDALHELTARHLRRERDGHALAPTALVREAWGGLVDPLHAAPRDRVHFCALASRVLRRVLVDLARRTLAAPPEASGPALQVAPAADAPPVDDWALTVLGLDDALVQLGLVDARLPRVVECRFFGGLDEAETAEVLGVSDRTVHRDWLRARAWLELRLHE; translated from the coding sequence ATGCTCGGATTCCCTGGACGCGCGGACTCGGCCCTGCACCCGGCGACGATGCCGGACGGCGCGGGCGCGCCCGAGATCGTCGGCCTGCTGGCTGCGTGGCGCGCGGGCGACCGCGCGGCGAAGGAGCGGCTGGCGTCGCGCGTGTACGACGCGCTGCACGAGCTGACGGCGCGCCACCTGCGTCGCGAGCGCGACGGCCACGCGCTCGCGCCCACCGCGCTGGTGCGCGAGGCGTGGGGCGGGCTGGTGGACCCGCTCCACGCCGCGCCGCGCGACCGCGTGCACTTCTGCGCGCTCGCCTCGCGCGTGCTGCGCCGCGTGCTGGTGGACCTCGCGCGCCGCACGCTCGCCGCGCCGCCCGAGGCCTCGGGGCCCGCGCTGCAGGTCGCGCCCGCGGCCGACGCGCCGCCGGTGGACGACTGGGCGCTGACGGTGCTGGGCCTCGACGACGCGCTCGTGCAGCTCGGCCTCGTGGACGCGCGGCTGCCGCGCGTGGTGGAGTGCCGCTTCTTCGGCGGCCTGGACGAGGCGGAGACGGCGGAGGTGCTGGGCGTGAGCGACCGCACGGTGCACCGCGACTGGCTGCGGGCGCGCGCGTGGCTGGAGCTGCGGCTGCACGAGTGA